One Trichoplusia ni isolate ovarian cell line Hi5 chromosome 6, tn1, whole genome shotgun sequence DNA segment encodes these proteins:
- the LOC113494826 gene encoding 26S proteasome regulatory subunit 10B yields the protein MPAGSSTMDGLREKAFQDYRKKLMEHKEVESRLKEMRDKLKDVTKQYDKSENDLKALQSVGQIVGEVLKQLTEEKFIVKATNGPRYVVGCRRQLDKQKLKGGTRVALDMTTLTIMRHLPREVDPLVYNMSHEDPGDVTYSAIGGLQEQIRQLREVIELPLMNPELFVRVGITPPKGCLLYGPPGTGKTLLARAVASQLDANFLKVVSSAIVDKYIGESARLIREMFNYARDHQPCIIFMDEIDAIGGRRFSEGTSADREIQRTLMELLNQMDGFDSLGQVKIIMATNRPDTLDPALLRPGRLDRKIEIPLPNEQARLEILKIHAAPIAKHGEMDYEAVVKLSDTFNGADLRNVCTEAGLFAIRAEREYIIQEDLMKAVRKVADNKKLESKLDYKPV from the exons atgcctgCCGGATCGTCAACCATGGACGGCTTACGTGAAAAAGCCTTTCAAGACTACAGAAAGAAGCTGATGGAACACAAAGAAGTTGAATCCAGGCTAAAAGAAA TGAGAGACAAACTAAAGGATGTTACCAAACAATATGACAAGAGTGAAAATGACCTGAAAGCATTACAGAGTGTTGGTCAGATTGTCGGAGAAGTGCTGAAGCAGCTTACTGAAGAGAaat TCATAGTAAAAGCTACAAATGGTCCTCGATATGTTGTTGGATGCCGTCGTCAACTTGACAAGCAGAAGCTGAAGGGAGGCACCAGAGTCGCCCTGGACATGACCACACTCACCATCATGAGACATTTACCAAGAGAg GTGGATCCCCTTGTATACAACATGAGCCATGAGGACCCCGGTGATGTCACATACTCTGCTATCGGAGGTCTGCAGGAACAGATCAGACAACTCAGAGAA GTGATTGAGCTGCCCCTAATGAACCCCGAGCTGTTTGTCCGTGTGGGCATCACACCTCCTAAAGGTTGTCTGTTGTACGGCCCGCCCGGTACCGGCAAGACGCTGCTGGCGAGAGCAGTCGCCTCACAGCTTGATGCTAACTTCTTgaag GTGGTATCGTCAGCCATAGTGGACAAGTACATCGGCGAGTCTGCGCGTCTGATCCGTGAGATGTTCAACTACGCGCGTGACCATCAGCCCTGCATCATATTCATGGACGAGATTGATGCTATTG GTGGTCGTCGTTTCTCGGAGGGCACGAGCGCGGACAGAGAGATCCAGCGCACGCTCATGGAGCTGCTCAACCAGATGGACGGGTTCGACTCCCTGGGACAG GTTAAGATCATCATGGCTACGAACCGTCCCGACACGCTGGACCCCGCTCTCCTGAGACCCGGTAGACTGGACAGGAAGATCGAGATCCCACTGCCTAATGAACAGGCTAG ACTGGAAATCTTGAAAATCCACGCGGCCCCCATCGCCAAGCACGGTGAGATGGACTACGAGGCGGTGGTCAAGCTCTCCGATACCTTCAACggcgctgatctcaggaacgTCTGTACCGAAGCCGGATTGTTCGCCATCCGGGCCGAGAGGGAGTATATTATACAG gAGGACCTAATGAAAGCGGTGCGCAAGGTAGCAGACAACAAGAAACTGGAGAGCAAGCTGGATTACAAGCCTGTCTAA
- the LOC113494876 gene encoding transcription factor BTF3 homolog 4-like — MNTEKLKKLQSQVRIGGKGTPRRKKKVVHVTAATDDKKLQSSLKKLSVNTIPGIEEVNMIKDDGTVIHFNNPKAQASLAANTFAITGHGENKQIAEMLPGILSQLGPEGLNQLKRLASSVAAPKPLDEDDEVPNLVGNFDEASKQEAKEVITNEKEKEKEKEKEKPEKKPESETKAADKKTD, encoded by the coding sequence atgaaCACCGAAAAGCTAAAGAAATTGCAGTCACAGGTCCGCATCGGCGGTAAGGGCACACCGAGACGCAAGAAAAAGGTTGTTCACGTTACCGCGGCGACAGATGACAAGAAATTGCAATCTTCGCTTAAAAAGTTGTCAGTAAACACCATTCCTGGCATCGAGGAGGTGAATATGATAAAAGATGACGGTACAGTGATACACTTTAACAATCCTAAAGCGCAAGCATCCCTCGCGGCGAACACTTTTGCCATCACCGGTCATGGGGAGAACAAGCAGATCGCCGAGATGCTCCCCGGTATCCTCAGTCAGCTTGGTCCTGAGGGTCTGAACCAGCTCAAGAGGTTGGCGTCGAGCGTCGCCgcgccgaaaccactggacgaaGACGATGAGGTCCCTAACCTAGTCGGCAACTTCGATGAGGCATCGAAGCAGGAGGCCAAGGAAGTGATCACAAACGAGAAGGAGAAAGAAAAGGAAAAGGAGAAGGAAAAACCCGAAAAGAAACCAGAATCAGAAACCAAAGCTGCGGATAAAAAAACCGATTAA
- the LOC113494824 gene encoding TGF-beta-activated kinase 1 and MAP3K7-binding protein 1-like, which translates to MIARPWTDDLPKCKNTCVASYFSRLGGGNTNTTDDYLCFYCQTEDNFSLYGVFEPHNGLDAARFIMQRMAAEILFPPPSANTDEEIRERLRNAFISVEKAYAENYDGMIAERTSLQYQLRTLNDTQITQNNNILARLKEIDVHLSGGAAVVIALVHANKLFVAHVGDTRALLCRTDDNAVLRVVQLTVDHSLNNEDELLRLQQLGLDVNKLRNAQYLGNQTGTRCLGNYLVKGVYKAFPTISAAVTEPVIAAPEIHGPIVLDESCRFLVLVSAGVYKRIQEAKGSYEQTNKQLAQIIVENFRKETDFRMVSQSVLEEIEQEFVSYCVKNNLTPKPNTHMSLLIRNFNFLPTNEDENIPHQTVTRNASVRFNPIVQSKSNTLLNEIDSEIYSSGTTNEIETNDSNIDTNRSIESTSDIYPTGRQFDRDRKIKGYVDFSCYFENVAKARKNGTLPDFIK; encoded by the exons atgataGCGCGGCCCTGGACCGACGACCTGCCAAAATGCAAGAACACTTGTGTTGCCTCCTACTTTTCCCGTTTAGGCGGTGGAAATACGAACACAACGGATGActatctttgtttttattgccaAACTGAAGACAATTT TTCTCTATATGGAGTATTTGAGCCACACAATGGGTTGGATGCTGCGAGGTTTATCATGCAGAGGATGGCTGCCGAGATCCTGTTCCCGCCACCATCAGCTAACACTGACGAGGAGATTAGAGAAAGACTGAG AAATGCATTCATATCTGTGGAGAAGGCTTATGCAGAGAACTATGATGGTATGATAGCTGAGAGGACGAGCCTGCAGTACCAGTTAAGGACTTTAAATGATACACAG ATTACTCAAAACAACAATATACTGGCCCGTTTAAAAGAAATCGACGTCCATCTATCTGGTGGTGCTGCAGTAGTAATAGCACTCGTCCACGCCAACAAACTATTCGTAGCTCATGTGGGAGACACGAGAGCCTTGCTGTGCAGGACGGACGACAATGCTGTGTTGAGGGTGGTTCAGTTGACGGTAGACCATAGCTTGAATAATGAGGATGAGTTGTTGAGGCTACAGCAACTTGGTCTTGATGTTAATAAGTTGAGGAATG CACAATACCTGGGTAACCAGACGGGCACGCGTTGTCTCGGCAACTACCTCGTGAAGGGGGTGTACAAGGCATTCCCCACCATCAGTGCGGCGGTCACCGAACCTGTTATCGCTGCTCCGGAGATACACGGACCCATTGTGCTGGATGAGTCTTGCAG GTTCCTCGTTCTAGTCAGCGCCGGCGTGTACAAGCGCATACAGGAAGCCAAAGGCAGTTAtgaacagacaaacaaacagctCGCACAAATCATAGTAGAAAACTTCAGAAAAGAGACCGATTTCAGAATGGTCAGCCAATCGGTACTCGAAGAAATAGAACAAGAATTCGTATCTTATTGCGTTAAGAACAACCTAACGCCAAAACCAAACACTCATATGTCtctattaataagaaatttcaactttttaccGACAAATGAAGATGAAAACATACCACATCAAACGGTGACTCGAAACGCGTCGGTCCGATTCAATCCGATCGTTCAATCGAAATCGAATACGTTGCTCAACGAAATCGATTCGGAAATCTACTCGTCTGGTACCACGAATGAGATTGAAACGAACGATTCTAATATCGATACTAATCGATCGATTGAATCGACCTCCGATATTTATCCTACTGGCAGACAGTTTGATCGAGATCGCAAGATTAAGGGCTATGTTGACTTTTCTTGTTATTTCGAGAATGTTGCTAAGGCGAGGAAGAATGGGACTTTGCCGGACTTTATTAAGTAG